In Cyanobacteriota bacterium, the DNA window GTAGCTGTACGTACCTTGGTGATTGGTATCAGCACCCTGGGGACAGGTATTTTCGCCATCACAGCCCTGGGACTGTTGGGACTGGCACTGCAACTCATAATCCAGCGATTGCGACTAGGTGTTAGAAGCCATGAGTCTTGAGAGTCAGGAGGACGATCGCCAGTATGCACCTGCCACCCAGCGCAACCGCGAGGTGATTTTGGAGGTTTTACAAACCGTATTGCCACCCACAGGTACTGTACTGGAGATTGCCAGCGGCACGGGTGAACATGCTATCTTTTTTGCCCCTCGCCTGCAACCCCGGCAATGGCTACCCTCTGATCCTGACCCAGTGGCACTTGCCAGCATTGCAGCATGGCGAGCCTATGCTCCAGCAGAGAATCTACATCCGGCG includes these proteins:
- a CDS encoding class I SAM-dependent methyltransferase, translating into MSLESQEDDRQYAPATQRNREVILEVLQTVLPPTGTVLEIASGTGEHAIFFAPRLQPRQWLPSDPDPVALASIAAWRAYAPAENLHPAIALDVFDRPWVVERDERTTILPTLDLHQYPITAIVAINMIHVAPWTACEELLAGARRLLP